Genomic segment of Salvia hispanica cultivar TCC Black 2014 chromosome 2, UniMelb_Shisp_WGS_1.0, whole genome shotgun sequence:
attaaatgattaaaatacttagtactagtaaaaatttatattacgATAAAATTGGTGATAAATATAGCCAAATCTTTGATATTGtttatatacaataaaatcGGTGATGAATATACAACTTTAAatctttttcccaaaattcaaGCTGAATCGAAGacaacttaaatagttagcaatatatcaacaaaatatttaaagtgatacaataaattaaaatttcaggTTCCATGTCTATCAAAAGAGGCGATTATGTCAATGCATTGTTTACCCTCTAATTCCTGTATCACGAGATACTCAGGATCTTCCTCTTCTATCACAAGATATTCGGAATCTTCTTTCTCTATTGGCGTCATCTTTCCAACAATGTCAGCTTCCATTTAggcaaaatttgatattaagTTTGGGTATTTTGTCCTTGAGTTTCTTGTGTACGGTAACACTCAAAAATTGATTATAGTGTACAGATTTATAACTAATAGGCTATTTTCCGAATTATGGCATTCCTAACCTTCGCCAAAAACacataataatttcataaaagaaCGCTTAATTCAAAGTCTAATTTGTACAACATCATTAGTTTAAAAAGAGTCATATTCATTGTTCACCTCAACCGCTATCTAGCCAAAAACGAAATACAAAAGTCCAAGGAAGGGAAAAGCAATGCAAAAATTGAAAGCAGATTATCACCAATTCCCTCTACTTTGTCTGTCTTCGTCGTCTTCACTCAACTGAGCTCCCAGTTTCTACCCAGCAGGGCCGCTATCGGACCCATAATCAACCATTACATCCCCGCATGATCTGTTCTTGCGGCGCCTGCCTTGATCCGTGCCTTCAGCCTTCTTCCGACGCGCTTTCTTGGGGGCGTCGGGGTCCTGCGCCTTAGCATCCGATGGCTCTCTCGGGGCCCGTTTGGGTTTCCCGAGGGCGTCCAGTGGATTAATACCGTCTGTTGATCGCCGCCGCGACGCTTTTTTACCTTGCTCCTTCTCTTGGGCGGATTTCTTTGGTTTTTGTGCCCTCTTCGAATCTGTCAAAACCACAAACCAAATCATTTTCGCACATTAATAGGagtttttggtatttttgtgTTGGAAATTTAGAATATACCTTCTGACACCCATCTGACATCGGAACCGTCTTTATCAGGTTTGGAATCACATGGTGCTGAATCAGATCCATCCCACCCTACGTGAGCAACATGCTTTACATCTGTGGGAAGCCCAATCTGAAAGTCTTCTTCTGCCTGCTGCTCATCATCTGCacatacaaattaatttttcaaatttggagGGATAAGATAacatcttttaaaatttgcaaATTAATCCAAATTGTGTAAGTACTTACCAAATATTTGAGAAATGTATCTGATGCCTTTGAAAATGCCCTTCATCTTTGTCGACATCTTCGTTTATTTTTCTATGTAGGAGTCAGATTAAGTAGTTTCATGTAGAAACGCCATATGCTTTTGATATTCATGCtaattttatggtttttcatcCTCCAGCTACATAGATATATACACAAATTATTGgcatttttcaatatattacactaactttttaagaTGGAGAAGCAAAGATTCAAGAAAAATATCCAAGTTTTGAGGATGGAATGGTATTATTGATAGTTAATGCACGTTTGAAAACCATTGAAGTTTTCTGTTGGGGAACAAATGTTGGTTTTTTTACTATGATGTCGCTGAACCCGCCACCACTTATAGTTCTTCTCAGCCTCTAACACAatcatttcaatatttaatattttaatatttttttgaaaaaatactactaattgtATAACATGCATTCAATATTTgtcctttttctttattttccacCATTCACTTTTATGCTCGACTTATATATGTCCGCTCTAACCTTTTGGatattactccatttgttgtattattgttataatatgtgtataaaaatataatgattgGGAAATATATAAGcaattaattgaattgagcatatcaaaattaaattatcatttaaagGCATTTACTGaaggtttttttttactttagaTGGTACATTGAATTgataaaagtaatttaaatgaacctattttttatgtaatgaattgatgaaatttgagtTTGTTTGATCATCTTATTCTACAAAGAGTAAATTCTATGtttttatcaatataattaaagcTACAAGATAGGAGAATattgataaacataaaattgagTATTAAGAGTTAGTATAATggtaaaacaaatttataataatagcaAACGAAAGATTGTTTGTCTTTGCTTCAAATTCATCAGTTAATAAGAATCTAAAATTATCTtgtcaaaataatactaagatatgaagtaatttaataataataactattccattttcaatataattgagtcatttctatttttttttttatctcatttaCTTTGTTTACTatctatttaataaattattcttaaattttgtggTGAAAAGGAAGGTATTAATGGAGTAGAATGGGTATAGAcgagaaatttaaaaaatatgtaaacatTGTAAGAATTGTAGAAAATCTGACCCAAAGTAAAAGCCCACTTAGAAAAAGGGGTCAAAGCCCAATACTCTGAAATCGAAAAAACCCTAGCAGTATATCCCAACAAACCCTTTCACCTCTACATTTGCTGCCTCCGCCTCTTCTCTCCCACATCACACAACACACAGCACTAAATGGTAAGCTTCTTCTCCACCCGCTACTCTCCTTTGCTCTATTCTCTTTCACCTCAATCTTATTTGTTCTGCTGTGTAGACGTTCAAGAGGTATGTCGAGATCGGGAGGGTGGGCCTCATCAACTACGGAAAGGACTATGGCAAGCTCGTCGTCATCGTTGACGTCATCGACCAGAACAGGGTACGTCTCCCCATTTCGATTTTGGTAATTCGTCAATTATGCTGATTGCTCTTCAAAGCAAATGACATGTAGTGCGATTTATTTGGTTGAGCTTCCTTTACAATTTGCACtgaatttagattattaaatTGGGAGCTTCTCTAGCTTCTAATGAACTTAGATTATGGATCCTTTTTGTTTGCACCTATATCTATTTTTTGGTTTCTTCTTACTGTATTGATTAGGAAAAACTGTGAGAGCCAGTTTTGTTAGGTTTATAGATGTCAACTTATCACACTATTTTGATATTGgccaaatttttatataaatgcTGTAATGTTTCTCTACCATTGGTATTCTtgagttttttatttatttgatcctGTTTGTATTATgtgttcttgatttattttgtatcTCAAGTTCCATTTGTTGAAATATTCATTGAACAAGATGATACAACCATTATTTTGACTGTCCTGTTGTTTCGCTACTGATTAGTGATTTGTTCTACTGATATTCATAAATCACATTGATGTTTAGTCTATAGGTGCTTGTGTTGAATGCTTTCAATGGACACGTGGTTGATCTTACAGTCATTTTTCTCATGACACAGGCTCTTGTTGACTCCCCTGACACGGTAAGAAGCCAGATTAACTTCAAGAGGCTTTCTCTTACTGACATTAAGATTGATATCAAGAGAGTGCCAAAGAAGAAGGTTCTTGTTGCAGCTATGGAGGCTGCTGGTAAGTACTCAAACGATAGTATTGGGGTAATATTTTTCCTCCATTGATTGATATTGATTAGAGGCATTATTTCTGCAGATGTTAAGGGAAAATGGGAAAACAGCTCCTGGGGAAGAAAGTTGATTGTTCAGAAGAAAAGGGCTTCTCTCAATGATTTTGACCGCTTTAAGCTTATGTTGGCCAAGATCAAGGTATTTATGCTCTTACTCTGGTATTTGATGTTCATTTGTGCTTCCTGAGTTTGCTCAAATTACTagggagtatttaaaattaacagTGATGTCAAAAAACTGAAACCAACAAGTAATTACCAATTCAATATAGTTTTTCTTGTTATTTGCAAAGAAACATATTATCCCTCTTGTGTTGCTCGAATCACATGATCTTATCCTTGgctactttattttccttgATATTTATGTCGATGTGCATTCTAAGGCTTAACTTTGCCCTCATCTTTACTTTGCAGAAAGCTGGTGTTGTGCGACAAGAGCTTGCCAAGCTTAAGAAGGAGATTCCTGCTTGAGTAGTATAGATTTTGGTTTAGTATTTTTGAGacttattttgtttcttatgCAGCCGCCTTGTTGTGGAAATCAagagaattaaatttatatttcagaTTTCTTGCTTCGAAAATTCATTTTGCACTTGACTCTTCCTGTTTTGGCTGTTAAAACAAACTACGGTGTTCAAGTGTGATTTTTGTTAACATAATCACTTTTTTTGAATTCCAAGCTTTGATAGTTATAACAACCAGATAGTTTTGCATGCCAAATTTTCCTCTGAAATAAAGATGATGCGAAGTATCAcagttttcttttatttttacataatattaaattgcTCTTCATTTatcagtttttaattttttattgtttaattttgagtAGTGAGTTGTGGTTAATCGTTGGAATCGGTTTGATTAAAATAGCGGCTAGAGATTAGAATGATTAAAACTAATGATGAATTAATTCATCATATATTGTTGTGAAAAAATTGTCCCTACGTAagcaaaacaatttttttgggcacatgattttttatatttaaagagttaaagcagagagagtaaagtatgagagtgaattttttactaaaaagagaaatgattcACTTATAGTATGACATCCCGAAAAGGAATATAGTTCGCTTATCTTGGAATCGCGGGACTACTTATTGTGTTTAATAATGGAATGGTAGAGAAAAGGAGATGAGAAGATCACGGAGGAATACCAACATGGCGTGATCTAGGGGTGGGAATATAGGTATCCATGGGTACCCGACCCAAAAAATTCGGATACCCAAATCCAAATATCGTCTAAATGCACACCCAGTACCGACCCAATATGTTTTTCGTTTACCCAAAAATCTACTACGGGTATCCGAACTCGATGATTGGGTATCCAAATATCCAACtctttacatatattaataattaataaaaaaaaaagtaagaatgaAATAGCATGTATTATAAAGCTAGAATTCTCTTCATTCATTgagcatattttatttttgtttcgtatgctaattatgtatttttatgaacttaaaaatgtcaaatgtATATAGAGacttgaaaaaagaaagagaaggaaTGAGAGTAGAGTCACTTTAAATGGAGAAAGAGAAGGAATGATTGacttatttataaatgttagaaaaaaattaacctaattaattataattaggtaaatAATTTATCCCATGCCCAACAACCCTAAATGGTTAaacctaattaaaatttaccgTAAATAGTAAATTGGGTATTCGGATAATAATACCTGATACCCGATTGGGTTATCCAATACTCGACttatcttaaatttcattatcTGACCCCACACCCAATCCCATTTTATTgaatatcgggtatccaatacccgatattcATATTCTCACCCCTTATTGACATcctagtactataaaatatggTCCACATTGATTTTGCATTTACCTCATTCTTCCTGCCgtccaaatttattttctaaataagtgtagtaaatcaacttgaaaatttaatcttaaaataaaaatataatatgtgATATTTATAGGGATATAAATGGTAAAGTGGTTCGTTCAGCTGTGCAAACGCAGCAAAGGCTGGTAGAGCTGATCTTCGCGGTAATTTGTGGCGCCATCATATCATCCATTGACACGAATTCCGaccaaataaaacatgaaCATCTTCTCCAAGAAACCTACCGCTAAAGGTTGGGCTGGATGAGTTTTGGTGCCCTATCGTTGACTTTTCATAGGACTAGATGAATTTTCGATTGCGATCTCACTTTTTTGATTCGGTTTATTTCAGAGGCTCTTCGAGAGAGCAAGCGGGAGATGGCCCATGCAACAAGAGGTGTTTTCCTTGGCCATCATGtttatgtgtattttttttgtgtttgtcaGTTCTAGTTTAAGTGTTTATAAATCATGATTCGTAAACGAGATGAAATTGAGGAAATGTATGCGACACCGCAAATCAAGCTAGACTCACGGTGTGTAGATGACCGTATTTCTAAACGTTCAAATGAAATTAGGTTTTTGTTGGGATGATTTTTTCCATCAAGGCATGTGGAATGGAAGTAGTACTATAAGTTTCCGAGCTAACATTTCTTTGTATTTGCAATTTAAGAGACCAAGCCACACAagcaatatttttataatgcaTTGTATTTTGGTGtgttgtgattttaatttaggTGTAGAGAGGGAAATTCAGACACTCCAATCAGAGGTATATCAAGGCTTCAACACTTGTTTTTAGCAGTTCTCTTCTCCTTTTGCGTGTAAtctaagtgtttcttgcttcGTAAATGCAGGAAAAGAAGCTTGTGGCTGAGATAAAGAGAACTGCTAAAACAGGGAATGAGGTGTGTAACAGATTTAAAGCTCTGCATTAGGACTGGTGTGATACTTTATAAAAACTGTACCCGTTGGTCTCCGTACGACTTGTTCTCCCTGCATTTTCCAGGCTGCTACCAAAATTCTTGCACGTCAATTGATCAGGCTTCGGCAACAGATAACCAAATTACAAGGTAGTCGAGCTCAGATGAGAGGTATATCAACACATACACAGGTATATATTTGTTCTGCATTCAGTtcaatgttttctttttccagTTGCTCTAGTTCGCATCACTGTTGCTTATAACTAGGCATGTCCATTTCCAGGCAATGTCTGCTCAAACGTCTGTTGCTGTTGGTATGAAAGGTGCAAGTAAAGCTATGGCTGCAATGAATAAGGTTTTGTTCCTAATCTCGATATGTTCCCTTCGGTTGCTTTTTCTCCCTTTAGGTGGATAGTTTCTAGAAGCTTACTTCTGATTGTCTACGCAGAATCAGTTGTTGGTTACTTTCTAGTTTGgctgattaattttttaattacccCATTAATTCTTTGAGTTGCATTTGTCTGCAGCAAATGGACCCCGCAAAGCAGATGAAGGTCATGCAGGAATTCCAGAAGCAATCAGCACAAATGGATATGACTGTAAGTTTTCACCCATGCATATAATAGAGtgtattttctcttttatgtgagtctatattgatattcttctttatttactGTGATGCATGTTTGCATTTGTAGACTGAAATGATGTCAGATGCCATAGATGATGTgcttgatgatgatgaggcTGAAGATGACACTGAGGACTTGACAAATCAGGTATGTCATCTCTTCTCTACTGAGAGTTGGtttcatatcatatttatattcatgtgcAGATTTCCATGGTTGGAAATATCTGTATTGATCTTTTTGTAGAGAAAGCATATGTTTGCTTCAATAAATTGTGTTCTAGTTTTACATAGGCTAAGGTTTGATATGTAAATGTATATGCTcttttgttactttttgcATTCACAAGAACTATATAGCAACTTTGAGATGAAATTGCGGGTGCACGAAAAAGCATGAAATGCTTCTATGTTTGGAACTTTCTCAGGATGCAATCCCAAAATTATTTTCGTGAACATGACCaatgtatttaaaaaattttcagTGTTCCAAAACTAGAATGAATGGAAATAAACAGACCAATTTTCTgtcaaatatcataaattcataagaACCAGCCTCtccttttgttttatgatgtCTTATACTGTAAGCATCTAAAACGGATGTGAAGTCCATATCTTATCTTGAGAGCAACAATGCTAGGAGTAATAGAATTTCTGTCAGTAGATAAGTTCTGCAAGCAGCCAATTTTCTTTCTGGGGTTAGGCAATCCAGAAATTTGAGTGCTTTTTTGCACCAACCAAATCAGCTTCTGAACTTCTAATCACATCCAATCTTAAACCTTCAAAAATGTTTTTTAGGATATTTGAATCTGTCAGTCTTGTCAATTTGCAGATCTTGCACTATTATTGTACTCCGTATATTTTACTACTAGTTAatgaatgatatttttttccagGTGCTAGATGAAATTGGTGTCGATGTTGCCTCACAGGTAAgggatttgtttttttttttttttaattttttattcaaggAGCCTAATTAACTGTTCTATATACTTTTCCAATGTGGTttacaatttaattgtttactTCTATCATGGCAGTTATCAGCTGCtccaaaaggaaaaattgCTGGAAGGAACACAGAGGAGGCCGACAGGtatctctttattttctcttagcTCTCTCATAAGCATGTTGATCTTTTTTCTGTTATGTAGATTCCAATATTCCACTTTGTATTTGGTTAAAAACGGGCCTATATACCAATTTTCGATGCCTTGTTTCTAAAATTGAGCTCAAGTTGCAGTCTCCGGACCCCCTCACGTATGTACATTGTAATATATTGCATATCTTGTGTAGTTCGCGCATGGATGAACTAGAGAAGAGGTTAGCAGCACTTCGGAATTAAAGCTTGCAGCAGCATATTTTGGATCTTGCTGAATTCATCGTGGTGCATCTTGAATTTTTCCTGTATCATATCTTCTGTACATGATTCCGTCTTAAAACTATAAGTTGACCCCCTTCATTGCATTTTTTTGCGTGAGCACAATGTGATGTCATTAAAACATATATTCtataatatatacacacatCAAGTTCTGTTTTAGTGTCTTACTGTTAAATTCTTGAAGCCTCTCTCTCGGATTGGAGTTTAGCCTACTAGTGAAAACACAGAGAGCATTAATTCTGATATACTTGAAGGAGACACCACTAGCTAGATGAcgtttatttactaatttggtaaataaatatatccataCCAATCAATGAACGAAGTTAATACAGCTATTTTCtctagaaaaatgaaaaattccCACCCATCAATTCCTTGGATGAGCATATAATGCACTACAACAGACAACTcgaaatatgaaaaagaaggaaaaaaaaaggtcaTGGAGAGTAAATACCGGCAAAAGAAGATTAGGTGAGGGCACATTTACAAGAATGGGATGGAGCGAAGATCTTTCCTTAAAAGAGATGGATGACATGAAAAACATCATTCAGTTAGCTATTTCCTTGATGAGAGGAACTCAAAGCTTCGTAGGTCATCACGAGAGCCGGTGCCTGTCGTTGCACCACGCGAAAAAGCTGATGGCTTCGGCTCAATGCTGGGCAAAAATTTGTGTGTCGTTGTACTGGATAGACGACCATTGCTTGATACCAATTTGCTAGACCGCCCATCAGTAGCCTCAAGCGATGAGCTCTGTCTGCTGCTTGAAATGACTGCTGCTCTCCTTGTAGAGCTCACGTTTCGTGCAGCACGCCCTCTTTCTATATCAAGTTGCTGCACAAATCACCACATCACAACACAACCATCTTTGTCACCTTAAAATGCTGTAAATTTTCTAAAACAGAATAATTTCCTGGGGGGCTGACATTTATATTGACAatatattccaaaaaataggaacttttgaaatggcacgggttttaatgcaagTTTGgataaaaaagagagatggagagaaaagTGTGACAGTGGAAAATGGATCTCACTTCATTATAGAGAAAGAAATTTCcttaaatagaaagtttatattttaagggaacggacaaaaaaggaaaaaatttctatttttaggggacggagggagtattagatttGAGTATTTGGAGGATTACACTATCAAACAAGCTCAAAATTGTTTGATACATCAAAGTATTTGGTTGATTAGCTTATGTTATGTTTATCTATCTGCTATCATCCAAAGTAAGTACGCCCTAAAGAATCTTAGAAGGGAAAAATAACACACCATATCCCTGGATAAATGAACATCTTCTAGTGTTCTGTGTCTTGAAGGTTCACCAAGACGACCAGCTGAAGTATTTCTCCTAGCAAAAGCTTCAATGGCACCCGAGAATCTGTCTTTCATATCTTGCCCAACTGCAAATAAATGACCGATATACAACGACAATCAGATACTACTAATAGGAtgcaaacaataaaaatatttcaatacgAAACTGAATTGGTTggtcataaaattcaaaattctctTAAGAATCCctaatgttttttatttgacatAATGCACTTTTACACTTTTGATCTCTGAATAATGATAGCAATATCATTTTAGTTTCAGGACTGTAGTTTTCTTTCTCTCACAGAAAGAGCTAAGGGATAAAAGACCAAACAAGCACATTTTTAATGCATGAAAGCACCTAACAGATTTCAGCATTTTGGCTGTGAAAAACTTTTAGATGTTGGCTCAAGTTTTTAATAGTAAGAACTCACATTTCAACATGATACAAAGGGTTCTGGTAACTAATTAGGTATGATCCTATAACTTTGTTCATTTTAAAGAGCATAactaataatgaattaatccTTCTAGACCTGATGTTCTTCTTGGCTTTTCACCAGAGGTTCCAGGAATGGCATTGGCAGACGGATTCTGCAAGCAAATCCACTAGTTTATTCATTTATACTCTGGAAATAAAGAACAgataaagattaaaaaatgcaaCTTTAACCCTTGCTTTGGAGCTAGAACCAATCTGAGGATACTTCAATACGGTCCAATCGAACACATAGTCAAACTGGTATCCTGCATGAAAATTTACAACAGTTCAGGCTGAATTACAATATTCTCAAGGAGAAACTTTTAAGCAAGAGCATATCCAGAACGGCCTTGCATAATTTAAAGTATCCATTACCTTCACGAATAAATAAATCTCGAAAGAGCTTCTTCAAGTAAGAATAATCTGGTTTGTCTTCAAATCTTAACGCGCGGCAATAgtgaaaatatgaaacaaaCTCTGATGGATATGACTTGCATAGTCCCTGCAGTAATTACACATGTACTGAACCTTTTATTTACTTAGTAGCATGTAATTCGTGAAAGTAAAAACCAATAATGGAGGACACTTAACAGTCATGGACCAAGATGAGAAAGTCAGACAGGATTTACGATTTAAGATCAGGCAAAACAATGATGTATCAAACTTCAGTCTAGTTACTTGAACTGaatatagattttataattttcttctgACTTTCTTTTCCAAGATACTTAAAATTGCTTAAATCAACTAAAGGGTTTCAGGCAGCAGCAATCTAAAAAGCTGATGTGGATTGATTTTGCTGATCTTTGGATactgtcattaaaagaaacaGCTGACTCAATAAAGTAACTTTGGAACAACTAAATCTGATtcacaaatcaaatatattaagattccAGCTGCAAATTTGGGGTTCTAGCTCAGCACTTAATATTGAAGCACATGCATTTCAAACAAGGACCAAGCATGCCGACATGGACTATGGTATGTACCTCTATGGGAGTCAACATTTTCTTCTCACTGATTCTGTcatatttttgctttttggTACCAGCTTTAAGTCCTTGCCAGGGTAGgctaacaaaaagaaaatgtaagtGTGGAACACAAAATCTCAACAACTGTAAAAtatagcaaaaaaaatcatcctAACATGTAGAAAACGTctgcaaacaaaattaaagtagtgATCACCGTCAACCAACCTTCCTCTCAGAAAGTACATCAGGATATAACCAATAGATTCTAAATCATCTCTTCGGCTTTGTTCTGCCAAGCACAGGAGAATCAAAAGCAgcttacaaaaatattatatcaaaTCATTCTCAAGAGGAACATATTGAATAGAAATACTAGTAAACTAATGCTCTAATGATTCATCACTTACCAACCCCTAGGTGTGTATTAACACTGGCATAGCGAGCAGTTCCGATGAGATTCTTGTTTTCCCTGGATAAGAATTTAAGAGGTACAGTCAACAAGTTAACAGATGGAACAACTAAATCGGGGCACAGCCACAAATATTACAAAAGCAAATATACCTATAGGGTATGTGCCTATGAGTTTGGAGATCCCTATATTTCTTAGCAAGACCAAAGTCTATTATGTAAACCTGCAGATGAAAACCAGTGTCATTGAAGAATAAGGTACATGCCCCAGCAACACTCACCAAATTCAGTCACaagataaaaaatgataatatgaattgaataaacaaatagAAAGCTGGAgaatgaaattgataaaactgGAAGTTCATGTTGCTATTGAAAAGTGATCCAGTATCCGTGATTATGCCTGCTCTAGGTTGAATACTTCGCGATtgtcaaatttcattaatcaTTGTGTATCGAATAGACGAATAGTCCAAACAACAGTAAAGAACCaaaaaatgatagaaataCATGCCTGGTTTGCTTTGCGCCCCAAGcccattaaataattatcagGCTTAAGATCACGGTGAAGAAATCCCTTTGAATGTGTGTATTCCACTCTATTAATCTAAGATTCATCCATAAAAGTAGACATTATGCACA
This window contains:
- the LOC125204383 gene encoding casein kinase 1-like protein 10; protein product: MDHVVGGKFKLGRKIGCGSFGELYLGVNIQTGEEVAVKLESVRTKHPQLHYESKIYMILQGGTGVPNLKWFGVENEYNIMVIDLLGPSLEDLFNYCNRKFSLKTCLMLADQLINRVEYTHSKGFLHRDLKPDNYLMGLGRKANQVYIIDFGLAKKYRDLQTHRHIPYRENKNLIGTARYASVNTHLGVEQSRRDDLESIGYILMYFLRGSLPWQGLKAGTKKQKYDRISEKKMLTPIEGLCKSYPSEFVSYFHYCRALRFEDKPDYSYLKKLFRDLFIREGYQFDYVFDWTVLKYPQIGSSSKARNPSANAIPGTSGEKPRRTSVGQDMKDRFSGAIEAFARRNTSAGRLGEPSRHRTLEDVHLSRDMQLDIERGRAARNVSSTRRAAVISSSRQSSSLEATDGRSSKLVSSNGRLSSTTTHKFLPSIEPKPSAFSRGATTGTGSRDDLRSFEFLSSRK
- the LOC125203371 gene encoding CRIB domain-containing protein RIC7-like encodes the protein MSTKMKGIFKGIRYISQIFDDEQQAEEDFQIGLPTDVKHVAHVGWDGSDSAPCDSKPDKDGSDVRWVSEDSKRAQKPKKSAQEKEQGKKASRRRSTDGINPLDALGKPKRAPREPSDAKAQDPDAPKKARRKKAEGTDQGRRRKNRSCGDVMVDYGSDSGPAG
- the LOC125204384 gene encoding vacuolar protein sorting-associated protein 2 homolog 3-like, with translation MNIFSKKPTAKEALRESKREMAHATRGVEREIQTLQSEEKKLVAEIKRTAKTGNEAATKILARQLIRLRQQITKLQGSRAQMRGISTHTQAMSAQTSVAVGMKGASKAMAAMNKQMDPAKQMKVMQEFQKQSAQMDMTTEMMSDAIDDVLDDDEAEDDTEDLTNQVLDEIGVDVASQLSAAPKGKIAGRNTEEADSSRMDELEKRLAALRN
- the LOC125204386 gene encoding 60S ribosomal protein L14-2-like encodes the protein MTFKRYVEIGRVGLINYGKDYGKLVVIVDVIDQNRALVDSPDTVRSQINFKRLSLTDIKIDIKRVPKKKVLVAAMEAADVKGKWENSSWGRKLIVQKKRASLNDFDRFKLMLAKIKKAGVVRQELAKLKKEIPA